Below is a window of Mucilaginibacter ginkgonis DNA.
CCGCCCGTCTGAAGGACAGCCGCTGGTTATCCGCCAGAAATTGGAAAGCGACGTTGCCGTTTTAAAACTTTATCCGGGCATCAGTCCAAAAGTGGTAGAGAATATCCTATCTGCCGATGTACGTGGCGTTGTAATGGAAACGTTCGGTGCAGGCAATACCAGTACAGACGATTGGTTTGTTAACCTGCTGAAATCTGCGATAGACAACGGCAAGGTCATCGTCGATATCTCACAGTGTAAAGTAGGCACCGTAGAACTTGGCCGTTATGAAACCAGCAAGCAGCTTAAAGATATCGGCGTAGCTAATGGTTATGATATGACTTTCGAGGCTGCTATCACTAAAATGATGTACCTTCTTGGCCAGTATGACGACCCTGCTACCATCAAAGAACTCATAGAAACAGACCTGCGCGGCGAGTTAACCGTTTCCTGAATTTTATACCGTCCGGTTCATTAATAGTGCGCATTTCGTTGTCAGTGTTTCACTGTTTCAGGTGAAACAGTTGAAACAGTTTGATTCCTACTTTTAAGTATGTGACACGAAGTTGCTCTTCGTTAATAGTCAGCTTATTACAGCGTTTATCTACAAGCACTGCTTTGTCACTAGTAACCAAAAAACAGCCTTTTGAGTCATTAAAACTGGCTGTGAAACAGTTGAAGTAACAAGCTGATGTCACTAATAAAATTGTACATCTCATGTAAAACACAAAAGGCTCCCGGAATCCGGGAGCCTTTCTATATTACAAATATTCTTCTTAGAATTTATCGAAGAATAGTTTAGTAGTAACAGTATTTCCACCAATTGCAGCGCCTGCAGCGGTGAAGTTAGGACCGTTAACGTTACCTTCCTGTACTGGGTAGGTAAACCTAACCGGGAAAGCGGTACGTGCAGTAGCAGGAGCTGTCAACACAGGGTAATCTAATCTGCGTTGGTTTATCCATGCATCCCATCCACGGTTGTAGAAAGAGATCCATTTTTGGATACCGATCTTTTGTTTGTAAGTACCGGCTGCGGTTGCATAAGCCACAGTTGGCTGTGCAAGGTAAGTAGTAGCCTGTGCTGCTGTACCACCCCAGAAAGTGATAGAAGCGGTAACGCCCTCGTTGTAGTGAGCTGCTGCTGTACCACCAACGTTATAACCTCTTTCTACTGCCTCAGCTAGGTCAAACTGCATTTCAGAGTAGCTTAACAACAAACCAGGATAAGTTTGCTGAGTTATAGTAGTTGATGGTTTAGAGAACGCTGAGTAGTTAGCACTTGCGCCCGGTGCAGCACCAGAATAGCCACCGTTAGCATCAGTTGTAAAGAAGAATGATAATCTTGGATCATTCAGGCTTTTCAACGTAGTTACTAAGACGGTGTTAGCTACGAAATCCTGACGGCCGCTTTGCACTAAGTCAACCCAAACCGGATTGGTATTAGGTGGAGCGCTTAGGTAAGCAAAGGTCATGTTATCGGCGTTTGAAGTAAACAAGCCTGCGGTAGCTGCAGACTCTGCTGCTGCTTTCGCAGTAGCGTTATCAGCATCAGAAAGCGTGATAGCCATTTTAAGCTTCAACGTTGCAGCAGCTTTTTTCCATTGAGTTGCACTGCCACCATATAGAAGGTCAGCAGCACCAAAGCTTGATGTACCTGAGCCTAATGCGGTAATATCCGCGTCAAGCCTTGTTAACAAGCTTTTGTACACAGTTAAAGCGTCGTCATAAACCGGGAACAAGTTGTCAGGGTTAAGCGCCTGGCTGTAAGGAACATTGCCAAATGTAGTTGTCAAATAGTAATAGCTATAAACCTCCATTACGTCAACCATTGCGTTGTTAACTTTTGAAGCAGGGTCTGCAGCACCAAGTTTTTTTGCTTGTTCAAAGTTTTCTAACGCGTCACGATAAAAGGCATTCCAGATCGCATCGGGAATTGGCCTGGTGTTAATATCGTAGTTAGACTCATCTGTGTAAGTGGTTTCTTGCCATTGCTGCTCAATTAACCTGAATATATTCAAGTTAACGCTGGCAGAAGACAGGATGTTGGCAAATGTATGCTCCGCACCAGTAAACTCGCCTGCAGCAGGTACAGTGGTAGGCGACTTAGGGTTTACATTGAGATCCGTTAGGTTCTTTTTGCACGACGTTATAACTAACAACGCCGGCAAAACAATGTATAATAGTTTTTTCATGTTTTAATTTTCCTTAAAATTTAACTCTTAAATTTAATATGAATGAACGCACGGTTGGCATTGCTCCACTTTGATAACCTTGCAAGTTACCTGAAGACAATGTCTCTTCAGGATCTGCATAAGGAACGTTTTTGTGGATGATCCATAAGTTGTGACCGTTTACAGATACGTCTACGCCTTTAACAGGTCCTAAACCAGAGATCCATTTCTGAGGGAAAGAATATCCCAAAGAAGCTTCACGCAGTTTAACATAGCTAGCGTCGTAAATAAAGGCCGCATTTGGATTATATACATAACCGTATGTACCATAAACGGTGTTACTTACCCTTGTAGTATTTGGAGTACCATCAGCTTTTACTCCTGGTAGGATTATACCACCACCTGTTGCGAGAGTATTTCTTGATGGGTTACCCAAATCATTGTTACCCGCAGTTTCAGGATATAAACCTGTCGCCAAACCGTAATACATATCAAGTGAGAATACCTGGCCACCTTTACGCATATCAACCAAGAAGCTTAAAGTAAAGTTCTTGTATTTGAATGTGTTAGTGATACCACCGATCCAATCGGGATTGTAGTTGCCAATAACCTCATTAGATGTTGCAGATAATTGGTAACGGCCGTTAGCTTTAACCACACGCTGTCCATTTAAAAACACATAGTTGCTGCCACGTATGGTACCCAATGGTTCGCCTAATGTAGCATTCAACGTAACACCGCCTTGGAAGCTTGCTAACAATAAGTTGTTGGCTGGGTTACCGGTAGCATCATTAAATGTTTCGATAAGCTTGTTGCGGTTACGGGTATAGTTAACGCCAAGGTTCCATGAGAAATCGCTGGTTTTCAAAGGTGTACCTGTCAAAGCAAGCTCTATACCTTTGTTTTGTACAGTACCTGCGTTTCTGTAAGTGCTTGAGAAACCTGTTGCGGTTGATACAGAAACCGGGATTAATTGATCTTTAGTTTTTGTGACATAGTAAGTCGCGTCTAAACCTAAACGGTTATTAAAGAACTGCAACTCTAAACCAGCCTCAGTACTTTGAGTACGTTCCGGCCTTAAGTTAGGAAGGTTTTTAGTAGTTGAAATATACGTTTGAGAAGAGCTGCCATAAGGAGTACCAATGCTATAAGTATCAATAGTACTGTATGGAGTAGCATCATTACCAACCTGGGCATAGTTACCTCTCAATTTACCGTAAGACAACCATTTGTAATCTTTAAGTAAGTTAGAGAAGATGAAACCGACAGCAACTGACGGGTAATAATAAACGTTAGCGCCTTTAGGTAAAGTTGATGAAGCATCGCGGCGTATTGTACCGTCAATGTTGATTACTTTAGCGTAGGTCAAGTTCAACTCACCATAAACACCATCAAGCTCGCGTTGCTGATCACCTTCTACAGGTGCTACAGGTTGGCTTACAGAGTTTGAAACAGCATAAATGCCCGGAACAACTAAGCCGCCGTTTGTAGAAGCACTAATAGTTTGATAGCGTTGTTTACGGATATTACCACCTAATACCGCTTTCAAGTTTAGGTCTTTAGTAAGATCCTTATCAGCAGAAGCGATCAGATCATAGTTAGACTCTGTGAAACCTAAGTTTCTGCGGGTATAACCAGATACACCTACAGAACCAACCTGGCGGCGCTCTTCTTGTAACTGTGTCCAGTTATCAACTGTAGCACGGCCTAAAATGTTTAACCAGCTGGTTACTTTGTAGTTTGCAGCTACGTTACCAAAATAACGGTTACGTGTATCAGAGTTATAGTTCTGATAGCGGATAAAATAAGGGTTATCCCAATAGATAGGGGTTGTGTTAAACGGAGCACTTAAGTTCCAGGTAGTGTTTTGGCCACCTGAAGCAAAATACTGGTCCCTTAATTCATAAACATCATTGTTAACCTGGTACCATTGACGGAATGAGTTAAGAATGTTGTCTGACTGGTAACCCGTACCGTAACGGCCTAAACCAACAGTGTTGATGTAGCTGATGTTAGCACTTGCAGTCAATTTGCTGGTTACATTGTAGCTGCCAGAGAAGTCTACGTTTTGTTTAAGGATATTACTGTTTGGCATGATACCGGTCTGGTTATCGCGGGTATAACCTAATTTGAATGAACCGTTATCATTAGCGTTAGTGATAAAAATGCTCTCGTTGTTTTGAGTAGCGCGGGTAAAGAATTTGCTTGGATCATTAGCAGCTGCTACCCATGGAGTTGCCTTTAAATAATTTGGCGATGACGGATAGAAAGCATCCCATTGATAGACCAACAGGTTTGGATCAAATTTGGCACCGTAAGATGCATCCTCAGTCAATGGATCGATCAAATCCGGTTTACCGTCGCCGTTAACGTCTTGATACAAGAAATAACCGGTTGGGTCATCATAGTAGTTGCCATAACCACCACCATATTGTTTCTGGTATTTAGCAAAGGTTGTTTTGTCTATAGAACCGGTACCGATACCTGCATTAATAGTGATACCCAAGCCTTTTTTAGCCTTTTTGGTAGTGATCAAGATTACACCATTTGCACCTTGAGAACCGTAAAGCGCTGTTGCAGCAGCACCTTTCAATACAGTCACAGACTCAACATCATCAGGGTTGATATCATTCGCAGGGCTACCGTAGTCATAACCACCGGTACCGCTACGCTGACCGCTTTGATTAATAGAAGCACTGTTTAAACCACCGTTGCTGAAAGGAACACCATCAACCACATAAAGTGCCTGGTTGTTACCGTAGATAGATTTTGCACCACGGATAACCACGTTGGTAGAACCGCCAAGGCTGCTGCTCTGACGAACTTCCAAACCTGCCACTTTACCTGATAACTCGCTGGAAATGTTAGTGCTACGTGTTGCAGAAAGACTTTCGCCGCTTACTGTTTGCGCAGCATAAGATTGCTGGTTACGGTTACGATTTAAGCCTAACGCGCCTTGTACCACAACCTCGCCCAGTTGCCTGGCAGAAATGGTCAATGCAACGTTTAAAGCGCCTGCCGGGATGGCACGCTCTTCTGTACCATATCCTATAAAGCTAAACCTTAATGCGGTAGTACCAGCCGGTACGCGCAGGGTATACTTACCTTGAGCATCTGTTTGTGTACCGATGGTACTGCCCGGAACGACAACAGATACACCAGGTAGGGGCAATCCGTCATCTTTACCAGTCACCGTACCTGTAACAGTACGGTTTTGCGCGTATAGCTGTTGCGAAAAAGCTAATAGAAGTACGCACAAAGAAAAAAGTAAATGTTTTTTCATGTTGTCTTTTTAAATCAGTTAATAGTTAATTGCCCTAAAATAGGACATTATTATCAACAAAAACAAACATTTTCTATATAAATGTTAATTGTCGGTTAAAAAATTACTTAAAAGTAGGTAACGCAAAAATATTTTAGTACTATGTATTGCATAATACAATCTAAAGCATATATCTTTGTATTATGATAATCGAGAACACCCAAACACAAATGAGAAAGGGCATACTGGAGTATTGCATACTTTCTATAATTGCGCGGGGGCAGATATATGCATCTGATATTATTGCAGAGATGCGCAAAGCGCAATTGCTTGTAGTTGAGGGCACTTTGTATCCGCTGTTAACCCGCCTTAAGAACAATGGCCTGCTGGCTTATACCTGGATAGAATCTACATCGGGCCCGCCGCGCAAATATTATTCACTATCTGACGAAGGAAAAGTTGTGTTGGAACAACTCGACAAAACCTGGCAGGAACTTGCCTTTGCGGTACAATCATCAATAGACGGTCGCAACGCTTAATAACCTCACAATTTTACGATCATGAATAAAACAATCATTATAAACATAAACGGCACTGTATTTCATATTGAGGAACAGGCCTACGAAATATTAAAGGCATACATGACGGCTGTTAAGCGTCATTTCTTTGATTCTGAAGACAGCCTTGAGATCACTACCGATATTGAAAACCGCGTAGCCGAACTATTTACAGAGATACTGGCCCGCGAAGGCCGCCAGGCGATCATAGACCAGGATGTGCACGCGGTAATTGAACAAATGGGCGCGGTTGAGGATTTTGACAATGCCCCTACCGGTGCCACTGCAGGTGACAGCTACTATCAAACGCACACCAGTCAGCGCCGCTTGTTCCGCGATCCGGATGACCATCTGGTTGGCGGCGTGTGCGCAGGCATCGCAAATTATTTTGACGCGCCTGCTGTTTGGGTAAGACTGGCCTTCGCCCTATCAGTGATATTTGCAGGCACGGGTTTCTTTCTATACATTATATTATGGATAGTGCTGCCTAAAGCACAAACCCGCGCCGACCGCATGGCCATGAAAGGTGAAAAACTGGACCTGCAAGGTTTTAAAAGAAACTTTGAGGCTGAAGCAGTAAATCTTCGCGAACGGCTCAACGAGGCAGGCCACCACGCTAAACCTTTTATCTATCGTTTCAGGGATTTTTTGGGCGAGTTCTTCGGTTTTCTGGGCAAGGCCATAGGGCAATCTGGTAACCTGTTGCTTAAACTAATAGGCATTGCCTTTATGTTATCCTTTTTCTGCATGGCTATAGCCGTAATTGTAGCCTATATCTCTTTTATGATGTTTGGCCATACAGAGCTGCAGTTTATTTTCCCCTTCAGTGTTTTAGGGGTGCAGTACAATACCGCTTTGTATACGTCGGCGTTCTTTGCAATTATTATCCCGCTGGTAATCCTTATTGTATTATTTGCAAGGCTGGCATTCAATACCGCACGTTTAAGTTCGTCGGCATTGACCGTGTTAGGCGTATTGTGGGTATGCGCCGTAACGCTTAGCATTTACTATGCGGCACGGATCAGCGCGAACTTCAGGTATTCTGCAAGTTTTGGCAAAACTGTAAACATCGCCGCTACAAAGAACAATGTGTATCACCTTAAACTGAATGATAAGAAATACCTTACGGCAGAAGATAGCGCACGTTTAAATGTACAATCGCGCTTCCATGGCTTTATTGTAATAGATGGCGATGAAGACGATATGGGTGAACCGAACAATGTATCGATATCGGTAGAAAAAAGTGATGTAGCCCAGCCTACCCTTTTTGAACGTTTCAGCGCTAACGGCGCAACCTATGATCAGGCGCTGATGAACGCCCGTAACACAGTGTATAATTTCACTCAGAAAGACTCGGTATTAACCTTTGACCGTTCTTTGCATAGAAATTATAATGAGCAATGGCACAATCAGGAAATATTACTGGTTTTAAAGGTGCCGGTTAATTCAACTGTACTAGTTGATAAAAACCTTAATCGTCCGTTAAGCCTGAATATTTGGGGATGCCTTGACGATAACAAAACGCCGGATGCTACTTATGCAACCTTTAAGATGCAGCCAACCGGTTTAGAGTGTAAGGTTGATACCTTAAAGAGGGATACAGTGAGAGTTACAGATACTGTAAAAGTATTTGCCAAACCAACGGTCGCCCCAAAGCACCTGAAGAAAGTTAAATAACTTCTGAAGCCCCGGTAAAGTATCGGGGCTTTTTTGTTCCCATAGCCATTCACTACTTTAACCGTAAATATCCCGCCATTCACCGAATAACCGTCGGTAAAAATTTCTTTTAATGTAACCTTTGTTACGTGATCAGCATCTAATCGATAAAACAAACTGTTCGCAGCAGCAAAAAACTGAACCAAAAATTTCAGGGAAATTAAAAAAGGGCCTAAAAGCCCACTGGCAACGCTTTGACTAAATTTTACAACACTAATACCACACATATGAAAACCCTCACAACAGCCCTATTATCCGTCATTACCTGGGCTGTAACTTTAACAAACGCAAATGCCCAAGCCGGTGTAAAGGTAAGCGGTAGCATCACTAACGAAGCAGGCAAACCCGCAGATTACGCTACCGTAAGCCTGCTAAGGCAAAAAGATTCTACCGTTGTAAAGGGCGGCCTATCTGACGCGGATGGTAATTACATCTTTCCAAACATAAAAGCCGGCAGCTATATGATCCGGGTAACAAACGTAGGTTACCAAAAAGCGCTAAGCGCTGTGTTCACCGTTGGTGGCGCCGACGTAAAAGTTGCTGCAATTAAAATGGTGCCGGCAAGCAAAGCATTAAGCGGTGTAACCATAACAGGTACCCGTCCACTAATTGAGCGTAAGATAGACCGCACCGTGCTTAATGTAGAAAATAGTGTATTGGCAGCAGGGAACTCTGCTATGGATATTCTGGAACGCGCCCCTGGTGTTACCATTGACAAAGATGACAACATCAGCCTTAAGGGCAAACAAGGGGTAACTGTCATGATCAATGATAAATTGACCTACCTGTCTGCAGCACAATTGGCCACCTTGTTACGCTCTACAGATGGCAATACTATCACCTCCGTCGAGATCATTACTAACCCATCTGCTAAATATGATGCTGCAGGCAACTCTGGTATCATCAACATTAAACTTAAAAAGAACAAACAAAGCGGTACTAACGGCAATATTTCTGCAACAGCAGCTAAAGGTGCTTACTACAGGGATAACACCAGCTTATCGCTAAATCATAAAGAAGGCGCGCTTAACTTCTTCGGCAACTTTAGCCGCGGTGACAACAAGCGTACGCACTTATTAGACATAGACCGTACCGTGATCGGCACCACCAGTAACACTTATTTCAGCCAGAGCGGTAACATGATCAATACCAACCATTACAATAACTACCGTGTTGGTGCCGACTGGGACATGAGCAGCAAAAACACCCTGGGTGTTGTAGTAAGCGGTTACTATAACCCCGAACGCGACAGCACTTACAACCATACTTTAATAGGTACGCAGCCGGGAGTGTTCAGCACATACCAGAATACATTTTCCGGTGTGCCACAGGTATACCGCAACTTTGCCTTAAACCTGAACGATAAATGGCAGATAGATACCGCCGGTCAGCAGCTAAGCGTTGACCTGGACTATTCTAAATTCAAAAACTCATCAAACGCGCAGTACGATACCTATATATATAACGCTAACGGCACAAGCGCGAGCACCCCCATCATGCTCCGCAACCAAAGCCCTTCTGTAATAGACATCAAAACCGCCAAAGCAGATTATACCAAACCG
It encodes the following:
- a CDS encoding PspC domain-containing protein, with the translated sequence MNKTIIININGTVFHIEEQAYEILKAYMTAVKRHFFDSEDSLEITTDIENRVAELFTEILAREGRQAIIDQDVHAVIEQMGAVEDFDNAPTGATAGDSYYQTHTSQRRLFRDPDDHLVGGVCAGIANYFDAPAVWVRLAFALSVIFAGTGFFLYIILWIVLPKAQTRADRMAMKGEKLDLQGFKRNFEAEAVNLRERLNEAGHHAKPFIYRFRDFLGEFFGFLGKAIGQSGNLLLKLIGIAFMLSFFCMAIAVIVAYISFMMFGHTELQFIFPFSVLGVQYNTALYTSAFFAIIIPLVILIVLFARLAFNTARLSSSALTVLGVLWVCAVTLSIYYAARISANFRYSASFGKTVNIAATKNNVYHLKLNDKKYLTAEDSARLNVQSRFHGFIVIDGDEDDMGEPNNVSISVEKSDVAQPTLFERFSANGATYDQALMNARNTVYNFTQKDSVLTFDRSLHRNYNEQWHNQEILLVLKVPVNSTVLVDKNLNRPLSLNIWGCLDDNKTPDATYATFKMQPTGLECKVDTLKRDTVRVTDTVKVFAKPTVAPKHLKKVK
- a CDS encoding PadR family transcriptional regulator; the protein is MIIENTQTQMRKGILEYCILSIIARGQIYASDIIAEMRKAQLLVVEGTLYPLLTRLKNNGLLAYTWIESTSGPPRKYYSLSDEGKVVLEQLDKTWQELAFAVQSSIDGRNA
- a CDS encoding TonB-dependent receptor domain-containing protein; this translates as MKTLTTALLSVITWAVTLTNANAQAGVKVSGSITNEAGKPADYATVSLLRQKDSTVVKGGLSDADGNYIFPNIKAGSYMIRVTNVGYQKALSAVFTVGGADVKVAAIKMVPASKALSGVTITGTRPLIERKIDRTVLNVENSVLAAGNSAMDILERAPGVTIDKDDNISLKGKQGVTVMINDKLTYLSAAQLATLLRSTDGNTITSVEIITNPSAKYDAAGNSGIINIKLKKNKQSGTNGNISATAAKGAYYRDNTSLSLNHKEGALNFFGNFSRGDNKRTHLLDIDRTVIGTTSNTYFSQSGNMINTNHYNNYRVGADWDMSSKNTLGVVVSGYYNPERDSTYNHTLIGTQPGVFSTYQNTFSGVPQVYRNFALNLNDKWQIDTAGQQLSVDLDYSKFKNSSNAQYDTYIYNANGTSASTPIMLRNQSPSVIDIKTAKADYTKPLTKTLKLEAGVKFSDVKTDNDLAAQRNTASGYVNDATLTNHFIYQEKIDAGYVNFSKSFKNTSIQAGLRAEYTQSMGDLVTTNNVVNRSYLDLFPSLFVNQTIDKNNEIGFNYSRRIDRPGYDNLNPFIFYLDQYTYSQGNPFLKPQYTNSFELNYTFKHTVNVSLGYSRTTDVITQVLLTDTARKATFQTNQNLRVQNAYNFNVNTPYTVTKWWTGNLNFTAFYLGFKSGSEATGTTLSNGVLNAGKVAYQVKATQTFAITKTFKAEVMGDYQSPLIYGYFLVHPQYAIDGGLSKSFADKKLNVKLSVSDIFNMRTNNVTSIAQGSTIDIHQKNDSRVARLTLTYNFGNSKIKARQHETGADAERNRVKTGN
- a CDS encoding SusC/RagA family TonB-linked outer membrane protein — translated: MKKHLLFSLCVLLLAFSQQLYAQNRTVTGTVTGKDDGLPLPGVSVVVPGSTIGTQTDAQGKYTLRVPAGTTALRFSFIGYGTEERAIPAGALNVALTISARQLGEVVVQGALGLNRNRNQQSYAAQTVSGESLSATRSTNISSELSGKVAGLEVRQSSSLGGSTNVVIRGAKSIYGNNQALYVVDGVPFSNGGLNSASINQSGQRSGTGGYDYGSPANDINPDDVESVTVLKGAAATALYGSQGANGVILITTKKAKKGLGITINAGIGTGSIDKTTFAKYQKQYGGGYGNYYDDPTGYFLYQDVNGDGKPDLIDPLTEDASYGAKFDPNLLVYQWDAFYPSSPNYLKATPWVAAANDPSKFFTRATQNNESIFITNANDNGSFKLGYTRDNQTGIMPNSNILKQNVDFSGSYNVTSKLTASANISYINTVGLGRYGTGYQSDNILNSFRQWYQVNNDVYELRDQYFASGGQNTTWNLSAPFNTTPIYWDNPYFIRYQNYNSDTRNRYFGNVAANYKVTSWLNILGRATVDNWTQLQEERRQVGSVGVSGYTRRNLGFTESNYDLIASADKDLTKDLNLKAVLGGNIRKQRYQTISASTNGGLVVPGIYAVSNSVSQPVAPVEGDQQRELDGVYGELNLTYAKVINIDGTIRRDASSTLPKGANVYYYPSVAVGFIFSNLLKDYKWLSYGKLRGNYAQVGNDATPYSTIDTYSIGTPYGSSSQTYISTTKNLPNLRPERTQSTEAGLELQFFNNRLGLDATYYVTKTKDQLIPVSVSTATGFSSTYRNAGTVQNKGIELALTGTPLKTSDFSWNLGVNYTRNRNKLIETFNDATGNPANNLLLASFQGGVTLNATLGEPLGTIRGSNYVFLNGQRVVKANGRYQLSATSNEVIGNYNPDWIGGITNTFKYKNFTLSFLVDMRKGGQVFSLDMYYGLATGLYPETAGNNDLGNPSRNTLATGGGIILPGVKADGTPNTTRVSNTVYGTYGYVYNPNAAFIYDASYVKLREASLGYSFPQKWISGLGPVKGVDVSVNGHNLWIIHKNVPYADPEETLSSGNLQGYQSGAMPTVRSFILNLRVKF
- a CDS encoding SusD/RagB family nutrient-binding outer membrane lipoprotein, producing the protein MKKLLYIVLPALLVITSCKKNLTDLNVNPKSPTTVPAAGEFTGAEHTFANILSSASVNLNIFRLIEQQWQETTYTDESNYDINTRPIPDAIWNAFYRDALENFEQAKKLGAADPASKVNNAMVDVMEVYSYYYLTTTFGNVPYSQALNPDNLFPVYDDALTVYKSLLTRLDADITALGSGTSSFGAADLLYGGSATQWKKAAATLKLKMAITLSDADNATAKAAAESAATAGLFTSNADNMTFAYLSAPPNTNPVWVDLVQSGRQDFVANTVLVTTLKSLNDPRLSFFFTTDANGGYSGAAPGASANYSAFSKPSTTITQQTYPGLLLSYSEMQFDLAEAVERGYNVGGTAAAHYNEGVTASITFWGGTAAQATTYLAQPTVAYATAAGTYKQKIGIQKWISFYNRGWDAWINQRRLDYPVLTAPATARTAFPVRFTYPVQEGNVNGPNFTAAGAAIGGNTVTTKLFFDKF